The Hydractinia symbiolongicarpus strain clone_291-10 chromosome 2, HSymV2.1, whole genome shotgun sequence genomic sequence ctgaaaggtatgggacctaaaaaattagattgcaggtgtctaatagataaatgttgaaactcagtaagtatcatagccatataacaaagcaatcaggagttattaaaaaaaaccgtcaggggggcggaatccgccctgcccggaccgaatagggttaaaacaatAATTGGAacaaactgaaataaaaaagaaaacaaaacaaatgtacAACAACCTCTTACTTAAGGTTTCTTTCGTTTTTTACATAGTTTTgtaaagttaaaaaagaaaaattcactGAAAAAATTGATCTACACAAAAATATGGCTGATCTACAGCTGCGTCAAAAATAGTTCGTCCAGCGAAAGTCGTTTGtgtgaaaaatcatttttatggtATTAACGAAGTTCGAGATAAATCTCTTCTTGTCAGCGTAGTCTAAACGACTGTGTCTTGAATCACAACATAAACTTTACGTGTACCGAACGTTGTTTTTTATACCGTGGTGGATATCTTTACTATCCGCACCATGTGAGATTAACAGTTGTGTAGCCTCAAAATGTCCGAACAAAGCTGATATTTGCACTGGTGTTAAATCTGAACAGTTTTTAAGAGATAAGTCTGCTCCATTATCTATTAAGAGTTCTAGAATCTTCTTATTGCCTGAAGCGCAAGCTATATGCAAAGGAGATAACCCAGGGCGAATTATTTCATTTACGTCACAATTCGATTGATCTAATAATTTAGCCACTAGAGGGGTGTTACCTTCTAGCACTGCATTGTGAAGAGCGCTTTTCTTTTTGAGATTGCTTGATTTTTTCTTGCTTGAAAAAGAGTGAcgcaactttttctgtttaGAAGTTGTCTCGACTACGCTTCGATAAGTATATTTTGACAAAGCATCGATCTTTTCGTCTTTATTTTTAAGGCAATCTTCTGAACTATAGCTTCTAACCAATTCCTTCTCGTCGTCATTGTCTGTAGATGATGTACTTGTGTCGTCGTTTATAGCTGTAACTACCATCTTGTTTCTTAAAGATGACGTCATGACGGGTAAAGAAAACTTCCGATTCTTTATAACAGGAGAACTTACACCCCCTTTTTTCGATTTAtcacttttaaatattttttgcattagCGAATCTTTTTGTCGTGTTGATTTTTGTTTATACAGTTTTTCTCCAAGTTTGACATCCTGTTTCCCAGAACTGTGATCATTCGTCAGACTGGATCGTCGCGGTAAGTCTTCGTTATGTTTGTCCGGAACTTCTAACAAGTCAGGTAAGGAATTACCCCTGTCCAATGTTGACAACGACTTGAAATTAGTCATGTTCCCTGTATTAATTACTTTGAAAACTTTATCAGAGAAACAACgagcctttaatttttttatttttctagagAAGCAAAATACGTCTTCTCCGGGTCACGTTATTTATCCAACTGAAAGACATCAATAATTACTCAAAATTAATCTCCCTGTCAACAATAGCGCACTGTTGGTTTCAAATGCCTATGTATTACCTCTATAAAACAAAATCTCTTGTTGAtgagttttaaaattgtataaaaagAATGACGGCAGTAAAATTTGCTGAAATACTGCATTCCATTGCACAATTTAATCATGTCTTTTATTTCCTCTTTTTGAATGGGTACTAAGTGGGTCTGAGTTTTTATCAGTAGCCGCTCAATTATTAAGAAGTATCAAAAATGATTCTGTAAACTTCGAACctaggttgttttttttttgcctaaCGTGCAACAACAGATTTGGGATTCGAATTTgcgaagttaaaaaatattatagctGAATATTAAACAACTCCTCCGCAGAGAGGAACAAAAACCGTTATTTTAGGAACAAAGAATTTTACAAaaccaaaaataataataataagcggAATAACCAATCAAATCTCGGTATTACTGTTTTAAACCTTCCGTTATATTCCGAGGTGCTTTACAGCCTCGATCCAGTGTCTTTGACAAGATAAAAGAAAAGCCCATATGTTTTCGGACATTAAATCTGTTCCTAGGTAACGTGTAGATCTCATTATTTAGAGAGGAGATTAGAACCAACAAAATATGCCTTAATTTAATAATACTAATCTATCTTTGAAATCACACTAATTCGTTAAACACAAGTAAACACAAATGAACAAGTAATCCTTGTCTTTTGTTAAACAGGGAAAAATGTCTATAAATAAACATCAATTTTTTATAGTTCGTGGGTGCATAAAAACATTCGCATAGTTGCTATGTGAGTGTCTCTTGTTGCAGAAAGATAAAAGCTCTTTCTAAATATAACATTAAGCACATTTAAGCCACCATGACTAACATACCGTTATTCACCATGGCAACAATACCTTTTCCTCAGTAAAAGTCAAtgcatctcattttacagctgaAAAAACGGCCAGCAAATTACAAATATGATTGTGTCTGTTTGGTAATTTCATTAAAGATggtgtttttaatttatctaaTATCAACGCTTctgattttttctcttttaatcaAATTCTAGAGAATCTTCTTGATAGTAAGTTCTTGTAAAATGTTGCGTGATGAAAGGAAATAACACACTCCATATAAGCCCTTTTGGAGAATTCTTAGTGAACAGCTCACAGAATCTGAAATAACAACGGCCATTGATATTCAAGAAGTGtgtacaattttaattttttacaaatatacaTACTAAACATATTACTAGTGGAATAAATATTCAAATCATATCGGAAAGATGATATAATGGCGCCGATTTAATAGCTTTATTCAATGAAAATCTCTCATTATGAAGAAGCTTTCTTTGATTTCAAGGTGGTAAGTGATGTTAGAAGCCAGAACATTAAATTCGCCAAATGATGCACTGCCTATGATGATCACAGATAGCAGATTGTTTAGCATAGCATTAATTTTCAGGGCCTATATTCGAATGTGTTCACCGATCCTTGTTTTCAGGTGCCTATTTGTTTGGCCGTAATATCTGGTATTGCAGCCACCACACGTATAACGATAAACGACACCAGATAAAAGAACTTTGGGTATTCCATCCTTGTATTTAGACACGTTAGATAGACGGGATCGTGTTCTATAAAACTCACAGAATGATCCGAAACACAGCACATACCATGCCTTAATTCGGATTTTTGGTCTTTTGGAACTTGAGTGTCTATTTAAATCTGAGGTTGTGGAAATCATGGTGACATATCTCTCAAAAGCATTCGATACCCTTGATCGTGATTTATTACTGGCGAAAGctgtatacgggcattataatatagataaatgtcagatgatttttctttttttaaaacacaatacCATCAAACTTAATGTTAAGAATATAACCATATTTTTCTCTAATTCTGTGAAGCTCACAGAATATCAATGCTTCAATTATCTAAATGTGTTTCCGGGAAATCTTCCATAAACTGCATTTACTTTCGCGGGCAGAAACTGTCGCGTTTTTTAGTTTATccctttgtttttttatcacaaaaaaacaacaacaacaaaaaaaaaaaaaaacggggGAATCTCAAATTTACAATAACAGTTTTTATTCTGTGCTACGTACAAACAATTCTTGTATATCCCGATTTCTTGAAACAGTAATGAATGCATGCTGTTGATTAttaataagaataataataaaaaaagagttCTCGAATGATTTACCCTTGCGAATGaagttatttttgatttttgcaagttttttatgcgaaatttgtccaaaaaataCAATACACCATTTTCCGCTTTCCAGCATTGATGTTTACATGTTTACAAAACACGAAAATTtcgacaaaatttttaaaacagcagGGCATTCGCATATGTTTTTACTGTTGGTGGTGAAATAGGGTTACGTTGTGCAGTACGAAATTGTTCTAATGATAGCTACAAGTTAAAAaggttaaaggggctacggaccaacagccgtttcgtagcccctttaaagaaaaattttggTGAAGTGGACcagacaacaaaaaataaatgtttgccGTGAGTCATTTTCATTAATCTTCTGTTGTATTAGAAAATcatatgtatttttcacaacCACAACCTTGTTGTGACCATGTTGATATtatcaacaaattaaaaaaggatAACGTTAAACTATaataaacaagacgtatgatatacgtaaacaacctcgcgaataaagtttacaaaaagctgtcaatcagattgtgatttctgttacgaagttagaaacGACATATTATGCTATTCAGATAGGCTATAATAGTTGTTACGCACTATgcagttattttttcaaaattgatttgtgatatCTTTTTGAACGGAAAACTCCTCGAATTTGAAGGCCAGAAGAGGAATGCAGAAAGTTGATGGTTGTCTTCGTTTCTCTCTTACgtaatgttgtggaaattttgcagactactttccaggcatttgggaGACCTTAAGTCTACTTACATTCACCTTTGTAAACTTTGATGGAGACacttttactttaccagttagctaaaaaatgattttgaacacttatcttatataacagcaaaaaaaaaaaaaaagtaaaaataattaccaagatgagattcgaacacacgactactcccgtttcggtgctcagagaggcaaaattttccattcttgtgggacacatttgcgttttaatacaagctcacgagcctGTAAAAAGTGGGTGTTTTTGTGGCaaaatttttgcgattttttgacCCTGCAAAACTTTCTTCTCCTAAAGTATAAACATCATACAATCTAGTAGTTTTGACATAAAGTTGGACGATTTATTATAACAAACGAAAACTTTTTCTGCTCATAATTCACTTCGCCCTCCATGACAGAACTATTTCAGGCTAAAAAAATGCACTTATTCTTTATTCTTTACAAAAGGCCAAtcaaaaagatgtttttttgACATGTAAGCAATCGTTTTGCGCTGCACACAATTATGTTCTTGTAAGGTGTAGCTGAATTCATTGATTATACCTTTACCGTCTTTCTCTTAATTTCCTGTTGCTTGAAGTCTGTTCCACATACATATTTTATCGTGTTGATTTAAAAACATACGaattttgtttgcaaacaagtCTTCATACAAATGACATGTACTATTTAAACAATGCAGTACTTCCCAGCCTTTTACTTTCACGTACATTCTATCCTAATTGGTGAATAGTAGTTAGACAATCGACATGTGTGTTTCTAACAGATTTCGCTAAAACATaatccaaaaaagaaaaaaaaaaatgtagagtTGTTTGTCTTCCAGGGTACTAGGTGAATTGCCCCCCCGGAGAGTTGCCCCGGGTGAATTGCCCCCCCCAGTAAATTGCCCCCTGAAGGATTGCCCCCCGGAGAATTACCCCCCGAGAATTGCCCCCTGGAAGATTGCCCCCCAAtaaaatgaattgtaatttttttaaaagaatcaggaaattaattttgttacgTGTTCAGCCtggaattgtttttattttgttcttatattttttagcaattccTAGCCTTTTGCTGCTATAAAAAGTGTACTTTTTCCTAAAAAGATATATGtatctattttctttttaaaacacagTTTTTCGCAATGTTACAAATGATAAATCTAAGAAGAATAGGACAATCATTATTCAAACGaaataacacattttttatagcaataaaagagacaaattcgcttaaaaactatacaaagtaaatgtgtatttaaaaattagtataAATGCTAAACTAAATGCAATGTACAAAGTATTACAAAGCTAAGTTATGGGCAATACTGCATAGGTATTCCATGATACGACGATTGGGGTGTAGATGCAAAATTCTGGCGTTATTGCCAACATATCGTCTTCGTTGAGGTGGAGCAGGATGTTCTCCAAGAAAGCATCAAAGTATCGAAACACAAACAATAGCCACATCTCCTATTTGCATAATAGGCGATATCGGC encodes the following:
- the LOC130629975 gene encoding tonsoku-like protein, which produces MTNFKSLSTLDRGNSLPDLLEVPDKHNEDLPRRSSLTNDHSSGKQDVKLGEKLYKQKSTRQKDSLMQKIFKSDKSKKGGVSSPVIKNRKFSLPVMTSSLRNKMVVTAINDDTSTSSTDNDDEKELVRSYSSEDCLKNKDEKIDALSKYTYRSVVETTSKQKKLRHSFSSKKKSSNLKKKSALHNAVLEGNTPLVAKLLDQSNCDVNEIIRPGLSPLHIACASGNKKILELLIDNGADLSLKNCSDLTPVQISALFGHFEATQLLISHGADSKDIHHGIKNNVRYT